The Manis javanica isolate MJ-LG chromosome 4, MJ_LKY, whole genome shotgun sequence genome contains a region encoding:
- the NEURL4 gene encoding neuralized-like protein 4 isoform X1 — translation MAAGSGGIGGSGGGPGPGPGGGGGSSGSGPGPGSSGGLGNGGELHPRTGRLVSLSACGRTARRQQPSQEFNHGLVLSREPLRDGRVFTVRIDRKVNSWSGSIEIGVTALDPSVLDFPSSATGLKGGSWVVSGCSVLRDGRSVLEEYGQDLDQLGEGDRVGVERTVVGELRLWVNGRDCGVAATGLPARVWAVVDLYGKCTQITVLPSEPGFSPATPIPTPPLEPSAPTEDSALADQGTSGDEAFMVSPAQARPETFPNSLESHNDFGSMEFSEVVSNAILSAYNGGLLNVNLSSPPSGEGLGSSGAATSPILTSNDALLFHEKCGTLIKLSNNNKTAERRRPLDEFNNGVVMTNRPLRDNEMFEIRIDKLVDKWSGSIEIGVTTHNPNSLEYPATMTNLQSGTIMMSGCGILTNGKGTRREYCEFSLDELQEGDHIGLTRKSNSALHFFINGIDQGVATPLTPAVVYGVVDLYGMAVKVTIVHNNNHSDRLRRNNAILRALSPEGALRHAAPAAQAEPERLLFHPNCGQKAAITHEGRTALRPHATDDFNHGVVLSSRALRDGEVFQVRIDKMVDKWAGSIEIGVTTHNPAYLQLPSTMTNLRSGTWMMTGNGVMHNGTTILDEYGHNLDRLKPRFFQGRGHGGRGAAGGRDSALLCQWNDSGPSCLECAPGRLCCCGSLRPGSPGHHCGRQVPPVPEPIPEGNNQVSPSSPSSGAGGSDLRFHQLHGSNAVITNGGRTALRHNCRSEFNDAIVISNRALRDGELFEIVIQKMVDRWSGSIEAGVTAIRPEDLEFPNTMTDIDYDTWMLSGTAIMQDGNTMRNNYGCDLDALGTGARIGMMRTAKGDLHYFINGQDQGAACSGLPPGKEVYAVVDLYGQCVQVSITNATGPMDNSLATSNTATEKSFPLHSPVAGVAHRFHSTCGKNVTLEEDGTRAVRAAGYAHGLVFSTKELRTEEVFEVKVEELDEKWAGSLRLGLTTLAPGEMGPGASGGPGLPPSLPELRTKTTWMVSSCEVRRDGQLQRMNYGRNLERLGVGSRVGICRGADDTMHILVDGEDMGPAATGVAKNVWAILDLYGPVRTVSIVSSTRLEEPEGTQPPSPSSDTGSEGEHDEEGEEHGLLGQNQVAIMPPALEFLENHGKNILLSNGNRTASRVASYNQGIVVVSQPLVPQLLVQVRIDCLNRQWTSSLVLGVITCPPERLNFPASACALKRAAWLLRGRGIFHNGLKICEKFGPNLDTCPEGTILGLRLDSSGGLHLHVNGMDQGVAVPEVPQPCHALVDLYGQCEQVTIVSPEPGAASGKSAGTQGDMEKADMVDGIKESVCWGPLPAASPLKSCEYHALCSRFQELLLLPDDYFMPPPKRSLCYCEACRKLRGDETHRRRGEPPREYALPFGWCRFNLRVNPCLEAGTLTKKWHMAYHGSSVGAVRRVLDRGELGAGTASILSCRPLKEEPGVGFEEPGENCAPPRAEQPPSVLLSPSLQYAGAETLASKVQFRDPKSQRTHQAQVAFQVCVRPGSYTPGPASASLREPPDPHFSPSELEWVTKEKGATLLYALLVRVE, via the exons ATGGCAGCGGGGTCGGGTGGGATTGGGGGATCTGGGGGAGGCCCCGGGCCGGggccgggtgggggtgggggctccaGTGGGAGCGGCCCAGGACCGGGGTCCAGCGGGGGCCTGGGCAACGGCGGGGAGCTGCACCCGCGCACTGGACGCTTGGTGAGCCTGTCGGCCTGTGGGCGTACAGCGCGACGGCAGCAACCGAGCCAGGAGTTTAACCACGGGCTGGTGTTGAGCCGGGAACCCTTGCGCGATGGACGCGTCTTCACCGTCCGCATCGACCGCAAG GTCAACTCCTGGAGTGGCTCCATTGAGATTGGGGTGACGGCACTGGACCCCAGTGTGCTGGACTTCCCAAGCAGCGCCACGGGGCTCAAGGGGGGCTCATGGGTAGTGTCGGGCTGCTCGGTTCTGAGGGATGGACGTTCTGTACTGGAGGAGTATGGTCAGGACCTGGACCAGCTTGGCGAAGGGGACCGTGTGGGTGTGGAGCGCACAGTTGTTGGGGAGCTGCGGCTCTGGGTAAATGGGCGCGATTGTGGTGTGGCTGCCACGGGCCTGCCTGCTCGTGTCTGGGCTGTTGTGGACCTTTACGGCAAGTGCACCCAGATCACTGTGCTACCCTCTGAGCCTGGCTTCAGTCCCGCTACTCCCATCCCCACACCTCCCCTTGAGCCTTCTGCCCCCACTGAAGATTCTGCCTTGGCTGACCAGGGGACCTCCGGGGATGAAG CCTTCATGGTATCCCCAGCGCAGGCCCGGCCGGAGACGTTTCCTAACAGCCTCGAGTCGCATAATG ACTTTGGCAGCATGGAGTTCTCTGAGGTGGTGAGCAACGCCATCCTGTCTGCCTACAACGGGGGTCTCCTAAATGTGAACCTGAGCTCCCCACCTtcaggggaagggctggggtccagTGGTGCTGCCACCTCACCCATCCTCACTTCCAACGATGCCCTGCTCTTTCACGAGAAGTGTGGTACCCTCATCAAACTCAGCAACAACAATAAGACAGCAGAGCGCCGCCGACCACTGGACGAATTCAACAATGGGGTTGTCATGACCAACCGCCCACTCCGGGACAATGAGATGTTTGAG ATCCGCATCGACAAGCTTGTGGATAAGTGGTCAGGCTCCATTGAGATTGGTGTCACCACTCACAACCCCAACAGTTTGGAGTACCCAGCCACCATGACCAACCTGCAGTCAG GCACCATCATGATGAGTGGCTGTGGGATCCTGACCAATGGCAAGGGCACCCGACGGGAGTACTGTGAATTCAGCCTGGATGAGCTGCAG GAGGGCGACCACATTGGTCTCACAAGAAAGTCCAACTCTGCTCTACATTTCTTCATTAATGGCATCGATCAGG GCGTGGCTACCCCATTGACACCGGCTGTGGTGTATGGTGTGGTGGATTTGTATGGGATGGCAGTGAAAGTCACCATCGTCCACAATAACAACCACAGTGACCGTCTACGCCGGAACAATGCCATCCTGCGGGCTCTGTCTCCTGAGGGTGCTCTCCGCCATGCTGCTCCCGCGGCCCAGGCAGAACCTGAGCGCCTGCTCTTCCACCCCAACTGTGGGCAGAAAGCAGCCATCACCCACGAGGGACGCACTGCCCTGAGGCCACA CGCCACTGATGACTTCAATCATGGTGTGGTACTGAGCAGCAGAGCCCTGCGGGACGGAGAGGTGTTCCAGGTGCGCATCGACAAGATGGTGGACAAATGGGCTGGCTCCATTGAGATTGGTGTCACTACCCACAACCCTGCCTACCTCCAGTTGCCCTCCACCATGACCAACTTGCGCTCTG GGACCTGGATGATGACCGGGAATGGGGTGATGCACAATGGGACAACCATCTTGGATGAATATGGGCACAACCTGGACCGCCTCAAG CCCCGCTTCTTCCAAGGCAGGGGACACGGTGGGCGTGGTGCGGCGGGAGGACGGGACTCTGCACTTCTTTGTCAATGGAATGACTCAGGGCCCAGCTGCCTGGAATGTGCCCCCGGGCGTCTATGCTGTTGTGGATCTCTACGGCCAGGCAGCCCAGGCCACCATTGTGGACGAC AGGTACCCCCAGTCCCTGAGCCAATCCCTGAGGGGAACAACCAGGTGTCTCCAAGCTCCCCGTCATCAGGGGCCGGGGGCTCTGACCTGCGCTTCCACCAGCTGCACGGCAGTAATGCAGTCATCACTAACGGGGGCCGCACTGCGCTCCGCCACAACTGCCGCAGCGAGTTCAATGATGCCATTGTCATTTCCAATCG GGCCCTGCGGGATGGAGAGCTGTTTGAGATTGTCATTCAGAAGATGGTGGACCGCTGGTCAGGTTCCATCGAGGCcg gaGTGACTGCTATTCGGCCGGAGGACCTTGAATTCCCCAACACTATGACGGACATTGACTATGATACATGGATGCTGAG TGGCACTGCCATCATGCAAGACGGTAACACGATGCGCAATAACTATGGGTGCGACCTCGACGCTCTGGGCACGGGGGCTCGCATCGGCATGATGCGGACTGCCAAGGGCGATCTGCACTACTTTATCAACGGCCAGGACCAAGGTGCTGCCTGCTCAGGCTTGCCTCCGGGTAAAG AGGTGTATGCCGTAGTGGATCTATATGGCCAGTGTGTCCAAGTGTCCATCACCAATGCTACCGGCCCCATGGACAACAGCCTGGCAACTAGCAACACTGCTACTGAGAAGTCATTCCCGCTACACTCCCCAG TAGCTGGCGTGGCTCACCGATTCCACAGTACTTGTGGTAAGAATGTCACCCTCGAGGAGGACGGCACAAGGGCAGTGCGTGCGGCTGGCTATGCCCATGGCCTGGTCTTCAGCACCAAGGAGCTCAGGACTGAGGAGGTCTTTGAG GTGAAAGTGGAAGAGCTAGATGAGAAGTGGGCAGGCTCCCTCCGGCTGGGGCTGACCACACTAGCGCCTGGGGAGATGGGGCCTGGAGCCAGCGGTGGCCCAGGGCTGCCTCCTTCCCTGCCAGAGCTCCGGACTAAGACCACCTGGATGGTATCCAGCTGTGAAGTGAGGCGTGACGGGCAGCTACAGAGGATGAACTATGGCCGGAACCTCGAGAGGCTAGGG GTGGGGAGCCGTGTGGGCATTTGTCGGGGGGCAGATGACACAATGCATATTCTGGTAGATGGAGAGGATATGGGGCCTGCAGCCACTGGCGTTGCCAAG AACGTGTGGGCCATATTGGATCTCTATGGGCCAGTGCGGACTGTATCGATTGTCAGCTCCACAAGGCTAGAGGAGCCGGAAGGCACCCAGCCGCCATCCCCCAGCTCGGACACCGGCAGTGAGGGCGAGCATGACGAGGAGGGCGAGGAGCACGGCCTGCTA GGGCAGAATCAAGTGGCCATTATGCCCCCAGCCCTAGAGTTCCTGGAGAACCATGGGAAGAATATCCTCTTGTCCAATGGGAACCGTACAGCTTCCCGGGTGGCCAGCTACAATCAGGGCATCGTTGTCGTCAGCCAGCCCCTGGTGCCCCAGCTGCTGGTCCAG GTGCGGATAGACTGCCTGAACCGGCAATGGACATCTTCCCTTGTCCTGGGAGTTATCACCTGCCCACCCGAGAGGCTCAACTTCCCTGCTTCTGCTTGTGCCCTCAAACGGGCAGCCTGGCTGCTGCGGGGCCGCGGTATCTTCCACAACGGTCTCAAG ATCTGTGAGAAGTTCGGGCCAAATCTGGACACGTGTCCTGAGGGCACCATCCTGGGACTGCGGCTAGACAGCTCTGGGGGGCTGCATCTCCATGTCAACGGGATGGACCAGGGAGTGGCTGTTCCAGAGGTTCCCCAGCCCTGTCACGCGCTTGTGGACCTTTATGGGCAGTGTGAACAG GTAACAATTGTGAGCCCTGAACCAGGGGCTGCCAGTGGGAAGAGTGCTGGAACCCAGGGGGACATGGAGAAAGCTGACATGGTGGACG GTATCAAGGAGAGTGTGTGTTGGGGCCCACTGCCTGCTGCTAGCCCACTCAAGAGCTGCGAGTACCATGCCCTTTGCTCTCGTTTCCAAGAACTGCTGTTGCTTCCTG ATGATTATTTCATGCCTCCGCCTAAGCGTAGCCTGTGCTACTGTGAGGCTTGCCGGAAGCTGCGAGGGGATGAAACCCACAGGCGCCGTGGCGAGCCTCCCCGGGAATACGCCCTGCCCTTTGGCTGGTGCAGGTTTAACCTCAG GGTGAATCCCTGCCTAGAGGCTGGGACGCTAACCAAGAAGTGGCACATGGCATATCATGGGAGCAGTGTGGGAGCTGTGAGGAGGGTGCTGGACCGAGGGGAGCTTGGAGCAG GCACTGCCTCCATCCTGAGCTGCCGGCCCTTGAAGGAAGAGCCTGGGGTAGGGTTTGAGGAGCCTGGTGAGAACTGTGCACCTCCTCGTGCGGAGCAGCCCCCCTCAGTGCtgctttccccctccctccaatATGCTGGGGCTGAGACCCTGGCATCCAAAGTGCA ATTCCGAGACCCCAAATCCCAGCGGACACACCAGGCCCAGGTGGCGTTCCAGGTGTGTGTGCGCCCTGGCTCCTACACCCCTGGCCCTGCTTCTGCCTCCCTCAGAGAACCTCCTGACCCTCATTTCAGTCCATCGGAACTTGAGTGGgtaaccaaggagaagggggctACGCTCCTCTATGCCCTGCTGGTACGGGTGGAATGA
- the NEURL4 gene encoding neuralized-like protein 4 isoform X3, with protein sequence MAAGSGGIGGSGGGPGPGPGGGGGSSGSGPGPGSSGGLGNGGELHPRTGRLVSLSACGRTARRQQPSQEFNHGLVLSREPLRDGRVFTVRIDRKVNSWSGSIEIGVTALDPSVLDFPSSATGLKGGSWVVSGCSVLRDGRSVLEEYGQDLDQLGEGDRVGVERTVVGELRLWVNGRDCGVAATGLPARVWAVVDLYGKCTQITVLPSEPGFSPATPIPTPPLEPSAPTEDSALADQGTSGDEAFMVSPAQARPETFPNSLESHNDFGSMEFSEVVSNAILSAYNGGLLNVNLSSPPSGEGLGSSGAATSPILTSNDALLFHEKCGTLIKLSNNNKTAERRRPLDEFNNGVVMTNRPLRDNEMFEIRIDKLVDKWSGSIEIGVTTHNPNSLEYPATMTNLQSGTIMMSGCGILTNGKGTRREYCEFSLDELQEGDHIGLTRKSNSALHFFINGIDQGVATPLTPAVVYGVVDLYGMAVKVTIVHNNNHSDRLRRNNAILRALSPEGALRHAAPAAQAEPERLLFHPNCGQKAAITHEGRTALRPHATDDFNHGVVLSSRALRDGEVFQVRIDKMVDKWAGSIEIGVTTHNPAYLQLPSTMTNLRSGTWMMTGNGVMHNGTTILDEYGHNLDRLKPRFFQGRGHGGRGAAGGRDSALLCQWNDSGPSCLECAPGRLCCCGSLRPGSPGHHCGRQVPPVPEPIPEGNNQVSPSSPSSGAGGSDLRFHQLHGSNAVITNGGRTALRHNCRSEFNDAIVISNRALRDGELFEIVIQKMVDRWSGSIEAGVTAIRPEDLEFPNTMTDIDYDTWMLSGTAIMQDGNTMRNNYGCDLDALGTGARIGMMRTAKGDLHYFINGQDQGAACSGLPPEVYAVVDLYGQCVQVSITNATGPMDNSLATSNTATEKSFPLHSPVAGVAHRFHSTCGKNVTLEEDGTRAVRAAGYAHGLVFSTKELRTEEVFEVKVEELDEKWAGSLRLGLTTLAPGEMGPGASGGPGLPPSLPELRTKTTWMVSSCEVRRDGQLQRMNYGRNLERLGVGSRVGICRGADDTMHILVDGEDMGPAATGVAKNVWAILDLYGPVRTVSIVSSTRLEEPEGTQPPSPSSDTGSEGEHDEEGEEHGLLGQNQVAIMPPALEFLENHGKNILLSNGNRTASRVASYNQGIVVVSQPLVPQLLVQVRIDCLNRQWTSSLVLGVITCPPERLNFPASACALKRAAWLLRGRGIFHNGLKICEKFGPNLDTCPEGTILGLRLDSSGGLHLHVNGMDQGVAVPEVPQPCHALVDLYGQCEQVTIVSPEPGAASGKSAGTQGDMEKADMVDGIKESVCWGPLPAASPLKSCEYHALCSRFQELLLLPDDYFMPPPKRSLCYCEACRKLRGDETHRRRGEPPREYALPFGWCRFNLRVNPCLEAGTLTKKWHMAYHGSSVGAVRRVLDRGELGAGTASILSCRPLKEEPGVGFEEPGENCAPPRAEQPPSVLLSPSLQYAGAETLASKVQFRDPKSQRTHQAQVAFQVCVRPGSYTPGPASASLREPPDPHFSPSELEWVTKEKGATLLYALLVRVE encoded by the exons ATGGCAGCGGGGTCGGGTGGGATTGGGGGATCTGGGGGAGGCCCCGGGCCGGggccgggtgggggtgggggctccaGTGGGAGCGGCCCAGGACCGGGGTCCAGCGGGGGCCTGGGCAACGGCGGGGAGCTGCACCCGCGCACTGGACGCTTGGTGAGCCTGTCGGCCTGTGGGCGTACAGCGCGACGGCAGCAACCGAGCCAGGAGTTTAACCACGGGCTGGTGTTGAGCCGGGAACCCTTGCGCGATGGACGCGTCTTCACCGTCCGCATCGACCGCAAG GTCAACTCCTGGAGTGGCTCCATTGAGATTGGGGTGACGGCACTGGACCCCAGTGTGCTGGACTTCCCAAGCAGCGCCACGGGGCTCAAGGGGGGCTCATGGGTAGTGTCGGGCTGCTCGGTTCTGAGGGATGGACGTTCTGTACTGGAGGAGTATGGTCAGGACCTGGACCAGCTTGGCGAAGGGGACCGTGTGGGTGTGGAGCGCACAGTTGTTGGGGAGCTGCGGCTCTGGGTAAATGGGCGCGATTGTGGTGTGGCTGCCACGGGCCTGCCTGCTCGTGTCTGGGCTGTTGTGGACCTTTACGGCAAGTGCACCCAGATCACTGTGCTACCCTCTGAGCCTGGCTTCAGTCCCGCTACTCCCATCCCCACACCTCCCCTTGAGCCTTCTGCCCCCACTGAAGATTCTGCCTTGGCTGACCAGGGGACCTCCGGGGATGAAG CCTTCATGGTATCCCCAGCGCAGGCCCGGCCGGAGACGTTTCCTAACAGCCTCGAGTCGCATAATG ACTTTGGCAGCATGGAGTTCTCTGAGGTGGTGAGCAACGCCATCCTGTCTGCCTACAACGGGGGTCTCCTAAATGTGAACCTGAGCTCCCCACCTtcaggggaagggctggggtccagTGGTGCTGCCACCTCACCCATCCTCACTTCCAACGATGCCCTGCTCTTTCACGAGAAGTGTGGTACCCTCATCAAACTCAGCAACAACAATAAGACAGCAGAGCGCCGCCGACCACTGGACGAATTCAACAATGGGGTTGTCATGACCAACCGCCCACTCCGGGACAATGAGATGTTTGAG ATCCGCATCGACAAGCTTGTGGATAAGTGGTCAGGCTCCATTGAGATTGGTGTCACCACTCACAACCCCAACAGTTTGGAGTACCCAGCCACCATGACCAACCTGCAGTCAG GCACCATCATGATGAGTGGCTGTGGGATCCTGACCAATGGCAAGGGCACCCGACGGGAGTACTGTGAATTCAGCCTGGATGAGCTGCAG GAGGGCGACCACATTGGTCTCACAAGAAAGTCCAACTCTGCTCTACATTTCTTCATTAATGGCATCGATCAGG GCGTGGCTACCCCATTGACACCGGCTGTGGTGTATGGTGTGGTGGATTTGTATGGGATGGCAGTGAAAGTCACCATCGTCCACAATAACAACCACAGTGACCGTCTACGCCGGAACAATGCCATCCTGCGGGCTCTGTCTCCTGAGGGTGCTCTCCGCCATGCTGCTCCCGCGGCCCAGGCAGAACCTGAGCGCCTGCTCTTCCACCCCAACTGTGGGCAGAAAGCAGCCATCACCCACGAGGGACGCACTGCCCTGAGGCCACA CGCCACTGATGACTTCAATCATGGTGTGGTACTGAGCAGCAGAGCCCTGCGGGACGGAGAGGTGTTCCAGGTGCGCATCGACAAGATGGTGGACAAATGGGCTGGCTCCATTGAGATTGGTGTCACTACCCACAACCCTGCCTACCTCCAGTTGCCCTCCACCATGACCAACTTGCGCTCTG GGACCTGGATGATGACCGGGAATGGGGTGATGCACAATGGGACAACCATCTTGGATGAATATGGGCACAACCTGGACCGCCTCAAG CCCCGCTTCTTCCAAGGCAGGGGACACGGTGGGCGTGGTGCGGCGGGAGGACGGGACTCTGCACTTCTTTGTCAATGGAATGACTCAGGGCCCAGCTGCCTGGAATGTGCCCCCGGGCGTCTATGCTGTTGTGGATCTCTACGGCCAGGCAGCCCAGGCCACCATTGTGGACGAC AGGTACCCCCAGTCCCTGAGCCAATCCCTGAGGGGAACAACCAGGTGTCTCCAAGCTCCCCGTCATCAGGGGCCGGGGGCTCTGACCTGCGCTTCCACCAGCTGCACGGCAGTAATGCAGTCATCACTAACGGGGGCCGCACTGCGCTCCGCCACAACTGCCGCAGCGAGTTCAATGATGCCATTGTCATTTCCAATCG GGCCCTGCGGGATGGAGAGCTGTTTGAGATTGTCATTCAGAAGATGGTGGACCGCTGGTCAGGTTCCATCGAGGCcg gaGTGACTGCTATTCGGCCGGAGGACCTTGAATTCCCCAACACTATGACGGACATTGACTATGATACATGGATGCTGAG TGGCACTGCCATCATGCAAGACGGTAACACGATGCGCAATAACTATGGGTGCGACCTCGACGCTCTGGGCACGGGGGCTCGCATCGGCATGATGCGGACTGCCAAGGGCGATCTGCACTACTTTATCAACGGCCAGGACCAAGGTGCTGCCTGCTCAGGCTTGCCTCCGG AGGTGTATGCCGTAGTGGATCTATATGGCCAGTGTGTCCAAGTGTCCATCACCAATGCTACCGGCCCCATGGACAACAGCCTGGCAACTAGCAACACTGCTACTGAGAAGTCATTCCCGCTACACTCCCCAG TAGCTGGCGTGGCTCACCGATTCCACAGTACTTGTGGTAAGAATGTCACCCTCGAGGAGGACGGCACAAGGGCAGTGCGTGCGGCTGGCTATGCCCATGGCCTGGTCTTCAGCACCAAGGAGCTCAGGACTGAGGAGGTCTTTGAG GTGAAAGTGGAAGAGCTAGATGAGAAGTGGGCAGGCTCCCTCCGGCTGGGGCTGACCACACTAGCGCCTGGGGAGATGGGGCCTGGAGCCAGCGGTGGCCCAGGGCTGCCTCCTTCCCTGCCAGAGCTCCGGACTAAGACCACCTGGATGGTATCCAGCTGTGAAGTGAGGCGTGACGGGCAGCTACAGAGGATGAACTATGGCCGGAACCTCGAGAGGCTAGGG GTGGGGAGCCGTGTGGGCATTTGTCGGGGGGCAGATGACACAATGCATATTCTGGTAGATGGAGAGGATATGGGGCCTGCAGCCACTGGCGTTGCCAAG AACGTGTGGGCCATATTGGATCTCTATGGGCCAGTGCGGACTGTATCGATTGTCAGCTCCACAAGGCTAGAGGAGCCGGAAGGCACCCAGCCGCCATCCCCCAGCTCGGACACCGGCAGTGAGGGCGAGCATGACGAGGAGGGCGAGGAGCACGGCCTGCTA GGGCAGAATCAAGTGGCCATTATGCCCCCAGCCCTAGAGTTCCTGGAGAACCATGGGAAGAATATCCTCTTGTCCAATGGGAACCGTACAGCTTCCCGGGTGGCCAGCTACAATCAGGGCATCGTTGTCGTCAGCCAGCCCCTGGTGCCCCAGCTGCTGGTCCAG GTGCGGATAGACTGCCTGAACCGGCAATGGACATCTTCCCTTGTCCTGGGAGTTATCACCTGCCCACCCGAGAGGCTCAACTTCCCTGCTTCTGCTTGTGCCCTCAAACGGGCAGCCTGGCTGCTGCGGGGCCGCGGTATCTTCCACAACGGTCTCAAG ATCTGTGAGAAGTTCGGGCCAAATCTGGACACGTGTCCTGAGGGCACCATCCTGGGACTGCGGCTAGACAGCTCTGGGGGGCTGCATCTCCATGTCAACGGGATGGACCAGGGAGTGGCTGTTCCAGAGGTTCCCCAGCCCTGTCACGCGCTTGTGGACCTTTATGGGCAGTGTGAACAG GTAACAATTGTGAGCCCTGAACCAGGGGCTGCCAGTGGGAAGAGTGCTGGAACCCAGGGGGACATGGAGAAAGCTGACATGGTGGACG GTATCAAGGAGAGTGTGTGTTGGGGCCCACTGCCTGCTGCTAGCCCACTCAAGAGCTGCGAGTACCATGCCCTTTGCTCTCGTTTCCAAGAACTGCTGTTGCTTCCTG ATGATTATTTCATGCCTCCGCCTAAGCGTAGCCTGTGCTACTGTGAGGCTTGCCGGAAGCTGCGAGGGGATGAAACCCACAGGCGCCGTGGCGAGCCTCCCCGGGAATACGCCCTGCCCTTTGGCTGGTGCAGGTTTAACCTCAG GGTGAATCCCTGCCTAGAGGCTGGGACGCTAACCAAGAAGTGGCACATGGCATATCATGGGAGCAGTGTGGGAGCTGTGAGGAGGGTGCTGGACCGAGGGGAGCTTGGAGCAG GCACTGCCTCCATCCTGAGCTGCCGGCCCTTGAAGGAAGAGCCTGGGGTAGGGTTTGAGGAGCCTGGTGAGAACTGTGCACCTCCTCGTGCGGAGCAGCCCCCCTCAGTGCtgctttccccctccctccaatATGCTGGGGCTGAGACCCTGGCATCCAAAGTGCA ATTCCGAGACCCCAAATCCCAGCGGACACACCAGGCCCAGGTGGCGTTCCAGGTGTGTGTGCGCCCTGGCTCCTACACCCCTGGCCCTGCTTCTGCCTCCCTCAGAGAACCTCCTGACCCTCATTTCAGTCCATCGGAACTTGAGTGGgtaaccaaggagaagggggctACGCTCCTCTATGCCCTGCTGGTACGGGTGGAATGA